A section of the Clostridium omnivorum genome encodes:
- a CDS encoding aspartate carbamoyltransferase regulatory subunit gives MLTINSIKNGLVIDHIKAGHGAKIFNYLGLDKADFRVALIMNVESSKLGRKDIIKIENVMDLDYTILGLLDPNITIDVIENEILKEKIKLELPKRVENIFKCKNPRCITSIESHIQNNFYLVDAKKGEYRCEYCDEAHTALEV, from the coding sequence ATGCTTACAATAAATAGTATTAAAAATGGTTTGGTTATAGATCATATAAAGGCTGGACATGGTGCTAAAATATTTAATTATCTAGGGCTTGATAAAGCAGATTTTAGAGTTGCTCTTATAATGAATGTTGAAAGTTCAAAACTTGGTAGAAAAGATATTATCAAAATTGAAAATGTTATGGATTTGGATTACACAATACTAGGACTTTTAGATCCTAATATAACAATAGATGTGATTGAGAACGAAATATTAAAAGAGAAGATAAAGTTAGAGCTTCCAAAGAGAGTAGAAAATATATTTAAATGCAAAAATCCAAGGTGTATTACTTCAATAGAGAGTCATATTCAGAACAATTTTTATCTTGTAGATGCTAAGAAGGGCGAGTATAGATGTGAATATTGTGATGAGGCTCATACAGCATTGGAGGTGTAG
- the pyrF gene encoding orotidine-5'-phosphate decarboxylase, whose translation MIIDKLHEIVDKKGPVCVGLDTAIEYLPESFLKKYNYIDHALYRFNERIIDATFDIAGCYKVQIAYYEALGTLGLEVYKNTLKYIREKGGIVIGDIKRGDIAATASMYAKAHFTGDFECDFVTLNPYMGLDSIEPYLKYVESGEKGIFALVRTSNKGAKDIQYIDSNGEKVYEIVGDKINQLGKKYVGSCGYSAIGGVVGCTHRDEAMEIRKRLGSTYFLIPGYGAQGGTAEDVALYMKNGNGGVVNSSRGILLAYKNQEGRENDFELCAREEVLRIREELNKALGGKENEHKLWTAYSA comes from the coding sequence ATGATTATAGATAAATTACATGAAATTGTAGATAAAAAAGGTCCTGTATGTGTAGGATTAGATACTGCAATAGAATACTTACCAGAGAGTTTTTTAAAGAAATATAACTATATAGACCATGCTTTATATAGATTTAATGAGAGAATTATAGATGCCACCTTTGATATAGCTGGCTGCTATAAGGTTCAAATTGCCTACTATGAGGCCTTAGGAACTTTAGGTCTTGAGGTATATAAAAATACACTTAAATATATAAGAGAAAAAGGCGGAATTGTTATAGGCGATATAAAAAGAGGCGATATAGCAGCAACAGCATCTATGTATGCTAAAGCACACTTTACTGGTGACTTTGAGTGTGACTTTGTTACGCTAAATCCATATATGGGACTAGATAGTATAGAACCATATTTGAAGTATGTTGAAAGTGGAGAAAAGGGAATATTCGCCTTGGTTAGAACCTCGAATAAAGGCGCAAAAGATATACAGTATATAGACAGCAACGGAGAAAAAGTTTATGAGATAGTTGGAGACAAAATAAATCAGCTGGGGAAAAAATATGTTGGAAGCTGCGGCTATAGTGCAATAGGCGGAGTAGTTGGATGTACACATAGAGATGAAGCAATGGAAATAAGAAAAAGGCTAGGCAGTACCTACTTCTTAATACCAGGCTATGGAGCACAAGGTGGTACAGCAGAAGATGTAGCATTATATATGAAGAATGGAAACGGTGGAGTGGTTAATTCCTCAAGAGGCATACTTTTAGCTTATAAGAATCAGGAAGGCAGAGAAAATGATTTTGAACTCTGCGCTAGAGAAGAGGTTCTTAGAATAAGAGAAGAGTTAAATAAAGCTCTAGGAGGAAAAGAGAATGAACATAAGTTATGGACAGCATATAGCGCTTAG
- a CDS encoding 5'-methylthioadenosine/S-adenosylhomocysteine nucleosidase, whose protein sequence is MKKIGMIVAVEIEAVLNKFGMPIQELKFAGHVVYQYKLAEQELFVIHSGAGEIAAAMATQFLISQFNIDLIVNFGVVGGLTHEMALARTCIVESVVHYDFDTSEADGSEVGRYLDYPSVYIPTTKEILHKALEIEPTLRKVVCASGDKFIAQKEKKEELHNIYKADICEMEAAGIVLTCNKNKIPCLLIKTVSDSITGGASEFWNAVNESARICLEITSKILNNF, encoded by the coding sequence ATGAAAAAAATAGGAATGATTGTGGCTGTTGAAATAGAGGCAGTATTAAATAAATTTGGAATGCCAATTCAAGAATTAAAATTTGCAGGTCACGTAGTTTATCAATATAAGTTAGCTGAACAGGAGCTATTTGTAATTCATAGTGGAGCAGGAGAAATTGCTGCGGCTATGGCAACGCAGTTTTTAATATCACAATTTAATATAGATTTAATTGTAAATTTTGGTGTTGTCGGTGGCTTGACACATGAAATGGCATTAGCAAGAACCTGCATTGTTGAAAGTGTTGTTCACTATGATTTTGATACGTCAGAGGCTGATGGATCTGAGGTTGGAAGATATCTTGACTATCCTAGTGTTTATATACCCACAACAAAAGAAATTCTACATAAAGCACTTGAAATTGAACCAACATTAAGAAAAGTAGTTTGTGCTTCTGGAGATAAATTCATTGCTCAAAAAGAGAAAAAGGAAGAACTGCATAATATTTATAAGGCGGATATTTGTGAAATGGAAGCTGCAGGAATTGTACTTACTTGTAATAAAAACAAAATTCCATGTTTGTTGATAAAAACTGTATCTGATAGCATTACTGGAGGAGCAAGTGAATTTTGGAACGCTGTTAATGAATCTGCAAGAATTTGTTTAGAGATAACAAGCAAAATTCTCAACAACTTTTAA
- a CDS encoding sugar phosphate isomerase/epimerase family protein, which yields MEIGLSSASFYPEVNTEDSIALMKKIGFDFGEIFLNSPSEYEEEFIKMLLEKVETNSFRVNSVHAFGSQFEPYLFDKYKRRREDMVKYFKNICRAGSMLGAKCYVFHGMRLESFEIIDKNLVIDIYNELSYIALENGIKLAQENVSWCMSSNIKFLEMLKEKCKYPVYFTIDIKQAYKSGIEPNSYIDIMGKDIINFHINDRDDKNVCLLPGRGTVDYESIINKLKEVEYKGPAILEVYRSNYRDYAELLESKLWTQKHLQM from the coding sequence ATGGAAATAGGGTTATCATCTGCTAGCTTTTACCCTGAAGTAAATACAGAGGACAGCATAGCACTTATGAAAAAAATAGGATTTGACTTTGGTGAAATTTTTCTAAATAGCCCAAGTGAATATGAAGAAGAATTTATTAAAATGCTTTTAGAAAAGGTAGAGACAAATTCGTTTAGGGTAAATTCAGTTCATGCTTTTGGCTCACAGTTTGAACCATATCTCTTTGACAAATATAAAAGAAGAAGAGAGGATATGGTTAAGTATTTTAAGAACATATGCAGAGCAGGAAGCATGCTTGGAGCTAAATGTTATGTGTTTCACGGAATGCGGCTGGAAAGTTTTGAAATTATTGATAAAAATTTAGTTATAGATATTTATAATGAACTTTCTTATATTGCGTTAGAAAATGGAATAAAGCTAGCTCAGGAAAATGTATCCTGGTGTATGTCTTCAAATATTAAATTTCTTGAAATGCTTAAGGAAAAGTGTAAATATCCAGTTTATTTTACTATTGATATAAAGCAAGCGTATAAGTCTGGAATTGAACCTAATAGTTATATTGATATAATGGGAAAAGATATAATCAACTTTCATATTAATGACAGAGACGATAAAAATGTATGCTTGCTGCCGGGAAGAGGAACAGTTGATTATGAAAGTATTATAAATAAATTAAAGGAAGTGGAATATAAAGGTCCGGCAATTTTAGAAGTGTATCGAAGCAATTACAGAGATTATGCTGAACTATTAGAATCAAAACTTTGGACTCAAAAGCATTTACAAATGTAG
- a CDS encoding dihydroorotate dehydrogenase electron transfer subunit yields MNISYGQHIALSNKQVSDGIYKLTVSGSFKGVPGQFYMLKCSSEGALLPRPISIYDIDENSITFLYNVVGKGTKALSKIAKGDSVELHGPLGNGFNVGGLSGRVAIVTGGIGIAPMLYTAKAIKDCEIDLYSGFRNSIYEVENFNEYVNKIVISTESGEIGSKGYITNVFKPEDYDVVLCCGPEVMMNRVILMCREKKVPVYVSMEKHMACGVGACLVCTCKTKDGNKRTCKDGPVFLGEEVLLDA; encoded by the coding sequence ATGAACATAAGTTATGGACAGCATATAGCGCTTAGTAATAAACAAGTTTCTGATGGAATATATAAGCTTACTGTTAGTGGAAGCTTTAAAGGAGTTCCGGGACAGTTTTATATGCTTAAGTGTTCTAGTGAAGGGGCACTTCTCCCAAGACCTATAAGTATATATGATATAGATGAAAATAGCATTACTTTTTTATATAACGTAGTTGGCAAAGGAACAAAAGCTTTAAGTAAAATTGCAAAGGGAGATAGCGTAGAACTCCATGGACCTCTAGGAAATGGGTTCAATGTAGGAGGCCTAAGTGGAAGAGTAGCAATTGTAACTGGTGGCATTGGTATAGCACCTATGCTTTACACTGCAAAAGCTATCAAGGATTGTGAAATAGATCTATATTCAGGATTTAGAAACAGTATATATGAAGTTGAGAATTTTAATGAATATGTAAATAAAATAGTAATATCTACTGAGAGCGGTGAAATTGGCTCAAAAGGATATATTACAAATGTTTTTAAGCCTGAGGACTATGATGTAGTACTTTGCTGTGGTCCAGAGGTTATGATGAATAGGGTAATATTAATGTGCAGAGAAAAAAAGGTTCCAGTGTATGTATCAATGGAGAAGCATATGGCTTGTGGAGTGGGTGCTTGCCTTGTATGTACCTGCAAGACAAAAGATGGAAACAAGAGAACCTGTAAGGATGGACCTGTATTTTTGGGAGAGGAGGTCCTATTAGATGCTTAG
- a CDS encoding dihydroorotate dehydrogenase, whose translation MLSLDICGVNFKNPVIAASGTFGFGREYGEIYDVAALGGICTKGLTLNKREGNNGVRMYETPSGMMNSVGLQNPGIDSFIELEMKRMRELNTVIIANLGGGTVEEYIEGAKKLSSTDVDMIELNISCPNVKCGGMNFGIKSEVAYSIVSEVKKVCKKPLIVKLSPNAEDIVDMAVKCCEGGADALSLINTLKGMAIDINKKKAVFDNVYAGVSGPAIKPVALRMVHEVSKAVSVPVIGMGGIVTAEDAIEFIMAGAAAIQVGTANFIKPDVCLDIINGIQVFMRKEGIKHINEIRGII comes from the coding sequence ATGCTTAGTTTGGATATATGCGGCGTTAATTTTAAGAATCCAGTTATTGCAGCTTCCGGAACCTTTGGTTTTGGTAGAGAATATGGGGAGATATATGATGTAGCTGCACTTGGTGGAATATGTACTAAAGGCTTGACATTAAACAAGCGTGAAGGAAATAACGGAGTTAGAATGTACGAGACTCCATCAGGGATGATGAATAGTGTAGGACTTCAAAACCCTGGAATAGACAGTTTTATAGAGCTAGAAATGAAAAGAATGAGAGAGCTTAATACAGTAATAATCGCTAATTTAGGTGGTGGTACTGTTGAAGAATATATTGAAGGAGCTAAGAAATTAAGCAGTACTGATGTAGATATGATTGAACTTAATATATCATGTCCCAATGTTAAATGTGGGGGCATGAATTTTGGAATTAAATCCGAAGTAGCCTATTCTATTGTAAGTGAAGTTAAGAAGGTATGTAAAAAGCCATTAATAGTAAAGCTTTCTCCTAATGCAGAAGATATAGTTGATATGGCGGTTAAGTGCTGTGAGGGAGGAGCTGATGCTTTATCTTTAATAAATACCCTTAAGGGCATGGCTATAGATATAAACAAAAAAAAGGCTGTTTTTGATAATGTATATGCGGGGGTATCTGGACCTGCAATAAAGCCAGTTGCATTAAGAATGGTTCATGAAGTGAGTAAGGCGGTTTCGGTTCCTGTAATTGGTATGGGCGGGATTGTAACTGCAGAAGACGCTATTGAATTTATAATGGCTGGTGCTGCTGCAATTCAAGTTGGAACAGCCAATTTTATAAAACCAGATGTGTGCCTTGATATAATAAATGGAATACAAGTGTTTATGAGAAAAGAAGGAATAAAGCATATAAATGAAATAAGAGGAATTATATAG
- a CDS encoding MBL fold metallo-hydrolase has translation MGLLKFLGRGSAFNSKEGNTSAFLKKDDYLLLIDCGEDIFDRVIKAKFLEGVDKVNVLITHLHPDHVGSLGTLIFYCFYIMKIKVNIFYEDVKALEQLLSLQGADKSQYNLDCCSKIIGLDKVGVEFIEAFKTEHVPNFKSFGYKLNMIDGKKIIYFGDTNDLPSNVVDMLKLDNNIEVYIDTCLADYPNSAHLSMKKLCEKAPHEIRGNIYCMHYDSESLIEEIRLNGFNIVENII, from the coding sequence ATGGGTTTGTTGAAGTTTCTTGGAAGAGGGAGCGCCTTTAATAGTAAGGAAGGGAATACAAGTGCCTTTTTAAAGAAGGATGATTATTTATTGCTTATCGATTGTGGAGAAGATATTTTTGATAGAGTAATTAAAGCTAAATTCCTAGAAGGTGTGGATAAAGTTAATGTTTTAATTACACATCTGCATCCAGATCATGTAGGGAGTCTGGGTACTTTAATATTCTATTGCTTCTATATAATGAAAATAAAGGTTAACATCTTTTATGAAGATGTTAAAGCTTTAGAACAATTGCTATCTCTGCAAGGTGCTGACAAATCTCAATACAATTTAGATTGCTGCAGCAAAATAATTGGACTGGACAAGGTTGGTGTAGAATTTATAGAAGCCTTTAAAACGGAGCATGTACCAAACTTTAAGAGTTTTGGTTACAAATTAAATATGATTGATGGCAAAAAAATTATATATTTTGGAGATACTAATGACCTTCCTAGTAATGTAGTAGATATGCTAAAACTTGATAATAATATTGAAGTATATATAGATACATGTTTAGCAGATTATCCAAATAGCGCTCATCTATCCATGAAAAAGTTATGTGAAAAAGCACCACATGAAATAAGGGGGAATATTTACTGCATGCATTATGATTCAGAAAGCTTGATTGAAGAAATTAGATTAAACGGATTTAACATAGTAGAAAATATAATATAG
- a CDS encoding phosphodiester glycosidase family protein, translating to MIVTSAMTTMRHQYIAKAFLSEKEINEIMDKNKVDTTDKYSDEKAIEVAKYNDSEAFKNGDIQYNDNKGVPKEKDNIEMVDISNGKYKGYLLIVSNPDRVSVATTKKVGNYGMKLEDIVKEYDAVGGINAGGFADENGKGNGGTPIGLLIEDGQVIYGNEKDRYDIVGLNEDSVLVLGSYTLKELKAKKIRDAVTFSPFLVVNGQPTIKQGNGGWGIAPRTAIGQRKDGTILMLVIDGRQVSSIGATLKEVQDIMLQYDAYNAANLDGGASTTMIYENKTINHPCSQYGPRYLPSAFIIKKN from the coding sequence ATGATTGTTACATCTGCTATGACTACTATGCGTCATCAGTATATAGCAAAAGCTTTTCTTAGTGAAAAAGAAATAAATGAAATTATGGATAAAAATAAGGTTGATACTACTGATAAATACTCAGACGAGAAGGCTATAGAAGTGGCTAAATATAATGATAGTGAAGCTTTTAAGAATGGGGATATTCAGTATAATGACAATAAGGGTGTTCCAAAAGAAAAGGATAATATTGAAATGGTAGACATAAGTAATGGAAAATATAAAGGTTATTTACTAATAGTGAGTAATCCAGATAGAGTTTCCGTAGCTACAACAAAAAAAGTGGGGAACTATGGCATGAAGCTTGAAGATATTGTAAAGGAATATGATGCCGTTGGAGGAATAAATGCAGGTGGATTTGCAGATGAAAATGGAAAGGGCAATGGAGGTACACCAATTGGACTTTTAATAGAAGATGGACAAGTAATTTACGGTAACGAAAAGGATCGGTATGATATTGTAGGGTTAAATGAAGACTCAGTGTTGGTGTTAGGATCTTATACGTTAAAGGAATTGAAGGCTAAAAAGATTAGAGATGCAGTAACTTTTTCACCATTCTTAGTAGTTAATGGACAGCCTACTATTAAACAAGGTAATGGAGGCTGGGGTATAGCACCAAGAACAGCAATAGGACAGCGAAAGGATGGAACTATACTAATGCTAGTAATCGATGGCAGACAGGTTTCAAGCATTGGAGCTACACTTAAAGAGGTCCAAGATATCATGCTTCAATATGATGCCTATAATGCAGCAAATTTAGATGGTGGAGCGTCAACTACAATGATTTATGAAAATAAGACTATCAATCATCCCTGCAGCCAATATGGACCAAGATATCTACCATCAGCTTTTATTATTAAAAAGAACTAA
- the pyrE gene encoding orotate phosphoribosyltransferase yields the protein MENRVLDLLKETEALLEGHFLLSSGKHSNRYCQCARLLQYPQKAEEVLSVVVEKLKKVDFDLIVGPAMGGIIVAYELGRQLNKPAIFTERVDGEMCLRRGFEIKAGQKVIIAEDVVTTGKSSLETSKVIEGFGGTVVGIACIADRSVEKVDLALYSAIKLNVEAYSAEECPLCKEKIPYIKPGSRNIK from the coding sequence ATGGAAAATAGAGTGTTAGATTTACTTAAGGAAACTGAAGCATTACTTGAAGGACACTTTTTACTTTCATCAGGAAAGCATAGCAATAGATACTGCCAATGTGCAAGACTACTACAATATCCACAAAAGGCTGAAGAAGTATTAAGTGTGGTAGTGGAAAAATTAAAAAAGGTTGATTTTGATTTAATAGTTGGTCCTGCAATGGGTGGGATAATTGTTGCATATGAACTGGGAAGGCAATTAAATAAGCCGGCAATATTCACTGAAAGAGTGGATGGAGAAATGTGCTTAAGAAGAGGCTTTGAAATTAAAGCAGGCCAAAAGGTTATTATTGCAGAGGATGTAGTAACTACAGGAAAGTCATCCTTAGAAACCTCCAAGGTAATAGAAGGCTTTGGAGGAACAGTGGTTGGAATAGCATGCATAGCTGATAGAAGTGTTGAGAAAGTGGACCTTGCTTTATACAGTGCTATAAAACTCAATGTAGAAGCATATTCTGCTGAGGAATGTCCATTATGCAAGGAAAAAATACCTTATATTAAACCTGGCAGTAGAAATATAAAGTAA
- a CDS encoding superoxide dismutase family protein, translated as MFAAATIKGDKIAPSLNGKVLFVDVPGGTEVYVEVHGLPEYKPGSENKAPIGPHGFHIHEIGNCTMGDMSNPFSASGGHWNPSKQPHGNHAGDFPVLFSNKGYARMSFFTDKFKVKDIIGKAVIIHENPDDYRTQPAGASGRRIGCGVIEQLNLRTCPYYNNY; from the coding sequence ATGTTTGCTGCTGCTACAATCAAGGGAGATAAAATTGCACCTTCCCTTAATGGTAAAGTCCTCTTTGTAGATGTTCCGGGAGGAACAGAAGTTTATGTTGAAGTTCATGGTCTTCCCGAATATAAGCCTGGTTCTGAAAATAAAGCACCTATTGGTCCTCATGGTTTTCATATTCATGAAATAGGTAATTGTACAATGGGTGATATGAGCAATCCCTTTAGCGCCTCAGGCGGTCACTGGAACCCAAGCAAACAGCCCCATGGCAATCATGCCGGCGATTTTCCTGTTCTATTTTCCAACAAAGGATATGCTAGAATGAGTTTTTTTACTGATAAATTTAAGGTTAAAGATATAATAGGCAAAGCTGTAATTATTCACGAAAATCCTGATGATTATAGAACACAGCCTGCAGGTGCTTCTGGAAGAAGAATTGGCTGTGGTGTAATAGAGCAGCTTAATCTAAGAACTTGTCCTTACTATAACAATTATTAA
- the pyrB gene encoding aspartate carbamoyltransferase, with translation MLKGRHLIDPMDFTLEELNEVFNLADQIIACPEEFAHTCEGKILATLFYEPSTRTRFSFEAAMLRLGGKVLGFSEPNSSSAAKGESVADTIRTVACYADIAVMRHPKEGAPKVASMYSDMPVINAGDGGHQHPTQTLTDLLTIKTVKKSLSNQTIGLCGDLKFGRTVHSLIKALSRYENNKFVLISPNELKIPDYIRREILQKNNIEFVEVERMEEVIDKLDILYMTRVQRERFFNEEDYIRLKDSYILDGEKMKLAKDDMIVLHPLPRVNEISYEVDLDPRACYFRQAKYGMFVRMALIAKLLGVK, from the coding sequence ATGTTAAAAGGAAGACATTTAATCGACCCAATGGATTTTACACTAGAGGAACTTAATGAGGTTTTTAACTTAGCAGATCAAATTATTGCATGCCCAGAGGAATTTGCCCATACTTGTGAGGGTAAGATTCTAGCAACTCTTTTCTATGAACCAAGCACAAGAACTAGATTCAGCTTTGAAGCAGCTATGTTAAGACTTGGAGGAAAGGTATTAGGATTTTCAGAACCTAATTCTAGTTCAGCTGCTAAAGGCGAAAGTGTGGCTGATACAATAAGAACCGTTGCATGCTATGCAGATATAGCTGTAATGAGACATCCTAAGGAAGGAGCTCCAAAGGTAGCTTCTATGTATTCTGATATGCCTGTAATCAATGCAGGTGATGGAGGACATCAGCACCCAACTCAAACATTAACAGATTTATTAACTATCAAAACTGTAAAGAAAAGTCTATCAAATCAAACTATTGGCCTATGCGGAGACTTGAAATTCGGAAGAACAGTTCACTCCTTGATTAAGGCATTATCAAGATATGAAAACAACAAATTTGTACTAATCTCACCTAATGAATTAAAAATTCCAGATTATATAAGAAGAGAAATATTACAAAAGAATAATATAGAGTTTGTTGAAGTGGAACGAATGGAAGAAGTTATCGATAAGCTAGATATACTATATATGACTAGAGTCCAAAGGGAAAGATTCTTTAATGAAGAAGACTACATAAGACTTAAAGATAGTTATATATTAGATGGCGAAAAAATGAAGCTGGCAAAAGATGATATGATAGTACTTCACCCTCTACCTAGAGTAAATGAAATAAGCTATGAAGTAGACCTAGATCCTAGAGCATGTTATTTTAGACAGGCTAAATATGGGATGTTTGTAAGAATGGCATTAATAGCAAAATTACTAGGTGTTAAATAG
- a CDS encoding dihydroorotase, whose product MELLIKNAEIIDWSQSFRGDIYIKDGKINELGENIIKDCKVLEAEGLTLLPSFVDLHTHFREPGFTYKEDIETGSLAAARGGYTAVNLMANTNPVCSNMDVVNLVNKRAAEVNLIDIHQTVSITNNFDGEDLSHIDGLDSSVVCLSDDGKGVANSKIMLEAMIKAKHKGLTIMSHAESEELAGVDSRLAENTMSWRDITLARYTGCHLHLAHVSTKEVVSYIMEAKTQGCNITCEVTPHHIALTDETDYKVNPPLRKSEDIEYIIKAIKAGYIDAIATDHAPHSAEDKKKGANGISGIETAFSVCYTKLVKGGHITLNRLSELMSKNPSYIMNFNKGEIKIGREADFVLVNLNEKYEINSKNFASKGKNSPFDGYSVYGKIVSTIKRGKVIFNER is encoded by the coding sequence ATGGAGCTGCTAATTAAGAATGCAGAAATTATTGATTGGTCTCAAAGCTTCCGTGGCGATATTTACATTAAAGATGGAAAGATAAATGAACTTGGTGAAAATATAATAAAAGATTGTAAAGTATTAGAGGCAGAAGGCTTAACCTTACTGCCTTCCTTTGTGGATTTGCATACTCACTTTAGGGAACCAGGGTTTACCTATAAGGAGGATATAGAAACAGGAAGCTTAGCTGCAGCTAGAGGCGGATATACTGCTGTAAATTTAATGGCTAATACAAATCCAGTGTGCAGTAACATGGATGTAGTTAATTTAGTGAATAAAAGAGCTGCAGAAGTAAATTTAATTGATATACATCAGACAGTTTCAATTACTAATAACTTTGATGGCGAAGATTTAAGTCATATAGATGGTTTAGACAGCAGTGTGGTATGTCTATCAGATGATGGTAAAGGTGTAGCAAACAGTAAGATAATGCTGGAGGCTATGATTAAAGCAAAACATAAGGGACTTACTATTATGAGTCATGCTGAAAGTGAAGAACTAGCAGGGGTAGACAGCAGACTAGCTGAAAATACAATGAGCTGGCGGGATATAACTCTAGCTAGATATACAGGCTGTCATCTTCATCTAGCTCATGTAAGCACAAAAGAAGTAGTTAGCTATATAATGGAGGCAAAAACTCAGGGCTGTAATATAACCTGTGAAGTAACTCCGCACCATATAGCTTTAACGGATGAAACAGACTATAAGGTTAATCCTCCTTTAAGAAAAAGCGAGGATATTGAATATATAATTAAAGCAATAAAAGCTGGATATATTGATGCCATAGCTACCGATCATGCACCTCACAGTGCAGAGGATAAGAAAAAAGGTGCTAATGGGATATCTGGTATAGAAACAGCATTTTCTGTATGCTATACAAAGCTGGTAAAAGGCGGACATATTACACTTAATAGATTATCAGAGCTGATGTCCAAAAATCCTTCCTATATAATGAACTTTAATAAAGGTGAAATCAAGATAGGAAGGGAAGCAGATTTTGTTCTAGTAAATCTTAATGAGAAATATGAAATCAATTCAAAAAACTTTGCTTCAAAAGGGAAAAATTCACCTTTTGATGGATACAGCGTATATGGCAAAATAGTATCTACTATAAAACGTGGAAAAGTTATTTTTAATGAAAGATAG